In Gloeocapsa sp. PCC 73106, one DNA window encodes the following:
- a CDS encoding YcjF family protein, producing the protein MSLARFLTIVIGLSVVIGLMLWLTASIYQLYIQIAYTSLLLANLLVFLLIILLVTLIAVFLYYFNLPGLKRSPHSQKKTKRVPQVSWEKTEAATETLKAIRQQLEQIQDEVAREALLKRSQEIEENLARGEYRVVIFGTGSAGKTSLVNALLGEIVGKVEPTMGTTQIGETYSLYLPGLQRRILITDTPGILEMGIEGNQRENLACQLATEADLLLFVVDNDIRQSEYQPLRTLVEIGKRSLLVFNKIDLYSDQDQQVILTNLQQRVQAFLSPNDVVAISASPQSVRLANGELMISESQIIPLIKRLVALLRAEGEDLIADNILLQSQRLGEEARSLLDQQRKRQADRIIDRYQWIGAGVIAMTPLPVLDMLATAAVNAQMVVEIGQVYGCELNRARGQELALSLGKTLISLGVVKGALDLIAKALQLNLATYLLGKAIQGVTAAYLTRIAGKSFVEYFRQDQDWGDGGITEVVQKQFQLSRKDEFVKGFVKDALNKVVQPLTEALGENWEPTIVESPDHQDEEW; encoded by the coding sequence ATGTCTTTAGCCCGTTTCTTGACGATTGTTATCGGTTTAAGCGTGGTTATTGGGTTGATGTTGTGGTTAACTGCTTCTATCTATCAACTCTATATTCAAATCGCTTATACCAGTTTATTGTTAGCAAATCTATTAGTGTTTTTGCTGATTATTTTACTGGTAACCTTGATCGCTGTTTTTCTTTATTACTTTAATTTACCCGGATTAAAGCGATCGCCTCATTCCCAGAAAAAAACAAAACGAGTCCCTCAAGTCTCCTGGGAAAAAACAGAAGCTGCGACGGAAACCCTCAAAGCGATACGACAACAATTAGAACAAATACAAGATGAAGTAGCTAGAGAAGCTTTACTAAAGCGATCTCAAGAAATAGAGGAAAATCTAGCTAGAGGTGAGTATCGAGTCGTTATTTTTGGAACAGGATCAGCGGGAAAAACCTCTCTAGTAAATGCTTTATTAGGGGAAATTGTGGGGAAAGTAGAACCAACCATGGGTACCACTCAGATAGGAGAAACCTATTCTCTTTATTTACCGGGGTTACAACGGAGAATCTTGATTACTGATACCCCAGGAATACTCGAGATGGGGATTGAGGGAAACCAGAGGGAAAATCTAGCTTGTCAGTTAGCGACTGAGGCTGATTTATTATTATTTGTAGTTGATAACGATATTCGCCAATCAGAATACCAACCCTTACGCACTCTGGTAGAAATTGGCAAGCGATCGCTCTTAGTTTTTAATAAAATCGACCTCTATAGCGATCAAGACCAACAAGTAATTTTGACTAATTTACAACAAAGAGTCCAAGCTTTTCTTTCCCCCAATGACGTAGTAGCGATCTCAGCTAGTCCCCAATCTGTGCGCTTGGCTAATGGCGAGTTAATGATCTCAGAATCCCAAATTATTCCTTTGATTAAGCGTTTAGTAGCGCTTTTGCGCGCTGAGGGTGAAGATTTAATCGCTGATAACATTTTACTCCAATCTCAACGTCTAGGCGAAGAAGCTCGATCTCTGTTAGATCAGCAACGCAAAAGACAAGCAGACAGAATCATTGATAGATATCAGTGGATTGGGGCAGGAGTAATCGCTATGACTCCCTTACCTGTGCTCGATATGTTGGCTACAGCGGCGGTTAATGCTCAAATGGTGGTAGAAATAGGACAGGTCTACGGTTGTGAACTCAATCGTGCTCGCGGACAAGAATTAGCCTTATCTCTAGGTAAAACTTTGATTAGTTTGGGTGTAGTCAAAGGCGCTTTGGATCTGATAGCTAAAGCACTTCAGCTCAATTTAGCTACTTATTTACTCGGTAAGGCTATTCAAGGAGTAACTGCAGCTTATTTAACTCGCATTGCGGGTAAAAGTTTTGTAGAGTATTTTCGTCAGGATCAAGATTGGGGCGATGGAGGAATTACTGAAGTAGTTCAAAAACAGTTCCAACTTAGTCGTAAAGATGAATTTGTCAAAGGTTTTGTTAAAGATGCTCTGAACAAAGTCGTTCAACCCTTAACTGAAGCTTTAGGTGAAAATTGGGAACCAACAATCGTTGAGTCTCCAGATCATCAAGATGAGGAGTGGTAG
- a CDS encoding translation initiation factor has product MSSPNKRIAYQEFGTPETGDDTEKNQGDLPPQQQNLRIQTSKAGRKGKIVTIISGFVTPPETLSQILKQLKTQCGSGGTIKDETIEIQGEHKAKILETLIKLGYKAKISGG; this is encoded by the coding sequence ATGTCCTCTCCAAATAAACGCATAGCTTACCAAGAATTCGGTACCCCGGAAACGGGAGATGATACTGAGAAAAATCAAGGTGATTTACCTCCTCAGCAGCAAAATTTGAGAATACAAACCTCTAAAGCGGGACGAAAGGGTAAAATCGTCACGATTATTAGTGGTTTTGTTACCCCACCGGAAACTCTGAGTCAAATACTCAAGCAGTTAAAAACTCAATGCGGTAGTGGTGGTACCATCAAAGACGAGACAATTGAAATCCAGGGGGAGCACAAAGCCAAGATTCTAGAAACTTTGATTAAACTGGGATATAAAGCCAAAATTAGCGGCGGGTGA
- a CDS encoding CBS domain-containing protein, which produces MDLILCHQTADFDALGAAVGLTLLYKGARIVLTGGAHPGVNNFLALYRDEFALIERRSVNPKLIRSLMIVDTQNRERLGKAREWLDGAQISLYDHHPHQEVSDIPATNVQIEAVGATTTLIVEKLQQEKLLPNVFEATVMALGIHVDTGSLTFAQTTPRDAHALAWLMTHGANVRIIAQYVDPSLSPQLQQLLSEAIGRLEKREVRGYQIASLLLESDNFVPGLSSLTERLGELVEADALFLAHYYRRHQENCLTIIGRSRIESTNLAQLFTLYGGGGHQSAASVNLRSCTPQETLNEILQAFSEQIPESVTARELMSSPVRTIRPETTIEQAQSILFRYGHSGLFVVNAQDELVGVISRRDLDLALHHGFSHAPVKGYMTRNVKTISVTTSLPEIEALMVTYDIGRLPVLAEGNLVGIVTRTDVLRQLHQSTRQEKDPETRALISCLLPSLRDRLTPSLWQLLRKTAAAAQKRGWNLYLVGGAVRDLLLATDDQALLLQDLDLVVDGCDRPTGAGVELATELKQIYPLASLSIHGEFQTAALTWHRDLEFGSLCLDIATARTEFYPYPAANPEVEASSIRQDLYRRDFTINSLAIRLTSPKMGELLDFFGGYWDLRSRQIRVLHPNSFIEDPTRIYRGVRFAVRLGFTIEEQTAGYIQYAIACGIYERHKSAPALTTRLRAELKYLLSAPYWKKALQLLASLSALSCLHPDLVLTQQLWWQVRYGDRWLKYLDPEQKYPYWLVRLEILIAALNPSVALAQSLQLPQESIDRLKQLPQLRELILSHLSLCQLPSQIYQLLHPYDCVSLLLVAVPCDRENRTKIWRYLTKWSYVKAPINGDDLKALGYKPGPQYKEILTRLLMATLDGEISTPTQAITLLSLFI; this is translated from the coding sequence ATGGATTTAATCTTATGCCATCAAACAGCAGACTTTGACGCTCTAGGAGCCGCGGTAGGGCTAACCTTGTTATACAAAGGCGCGCGCATTGTTTTAACCGGAGGTGCTCACCCGGGAGTAAATAATTTTTTAGCCTTGTATAGGGATGAATTTGCCTTAATCGAGCGTCGTAGTGTCAATCCCAAGCTAATTCGCTCTCTGATGATCGTGGATACTCAAAACAGGGAGCGATTGGGTAAAGCCAGGGAGTGGTTAGATGGAGCACAGATTAGTCTCTATGATCATCATCCCCATCAAGAAGTCTCTGACATTCCCGCAACCAACGTCCAGATAGAAGCAGTAGGGGCAACAACTACCCTAATTGTAGAAAAATTACAGCAAGAAAAACTCCTACCCAACGTTTTTGAAGCGACGGTGATGGCTTTGGGTATTCATGTCGATACGGGTTCATTAACTTTTGCCCAAACTACCCCCAGAGACGCTCACGCTTTAGCTTGGTTAATGACACATGGCGCTAACGTGAGAATCATCGCCCAATACGTAGATCCGAGTTTATCACCTCAGCTACAACAACTGTTATCAGAAGCTATTGGAAGACTAGAAAAAAGAGAAGTACGGGGATATCAAATCGCTTCGTTGTTGTTAGAAAGCGATAATTTCGTACCAGGTTTATCTAGTCTCACAGAGCGTTTAGGGGAACTAGTAGAAGCAGACGCTTTGTTTTTAGCTCATTACTATCGGCGTCATCAAGAAAACTGTTTAACTATTATCGGGCGATCGCGCATCGAATCGACGAATCTAGCTCAACTTTTCACACTCTACGGTGGTGGTGGTCATCAGAGTGCGGCGTCGGTAAATTTACGCTCTTGTACTCCCCAAGAGACTTTAAATGAGATTTTACAAGCTTTTAGCGAACAAATTCCTGAGTCTGTCACCGCCAGAGAGCTCATGTCTTCTCCTGTGCGTACAATTCGCCCTGAAACCACGATTGAACAAGCTCAAAGCATCTTATTCCGTTATGGACATTCGGGCTTATTTGTAGTCAACGCTCAAGACGAATTAGTGGGTGTTATCTCTCGCCGAGACTTAGATTTAGCTCTACACCATGGTTTTAGCCACGCTCCTGTCAAGGGCTATATGACCAGAAATGTGAAAACAATTAGCGTAACTACCTCTTTACCGGAAATTGAAGCTCTAATGGTTACTTACGATATAGGGCGCTTACCCGTTTTAGCTGAGGGAAATTTAGTGGGGATTGTTACCCGCACCGACGTTTTAAGACAACTACATCAGAGCACAAGACAGGAAAAAGATCCCGAAACCAGAGCGCTAATATCTTGTTTATTACCTTCTTTACGAGATCGTCTAACTCCTAGTTTATGGCAATTACTTCGCAAAACCGCCGCAGCTGCTCAAAAGAGAGGTTGGAATTTATACTTAGTGGGTGGAGCGGTACGGGATCTACTCTTAGCTACAGATGATCAAGCCCTATTGTTACAGGATCTAGATTTGGTGGTGGATGGCTGCGATCGCCCTACTGGAGCGGGAGTAGAGTTAGCGACGGAATTAAAACAAATCTATCCCTTAGCGAGTCTCTCAATCCACGGAGAATTCCAAACCGCAGCTTTAACTTGGCATCGAGATCTTGAATTTGGCTCTCTGTGTTTGGATATTGCTACGGCTAGAACTGAATTTTACCCCTATCCTGCAGCTAATCCAGAGGTAGAAGCTAGCTCTATTCGTCAAGATCTCTATAGAAGGGATTTTACCATCAACTCTCTGGCGATACGTCTGACGTCACCAAAAATGGGAGAGTTATTAGATTTTTTTGGGGGTTATTGGGATCTGCGATCGCGACAAATTCGTGTACTCCACCCTAATAGTTTTATTGAAGATCCTACTCGCATTTATCGAGGGGTACGTTTTGCGGTAAGACTTGGTTTTACTATTGAGGAGCAAACCGCGGGTTATATTCAATATGCGATCGCCTGCGGTATTTATGAACGCCATAAATCAGCTCCCGCTCTAACTACCAGACTTAGAGCAGAGTTAAAGTATCTTTTGAGTGCTCCCTATTGGAAAAAAGCACTGCAGTTATTAGCTTCTTTAAGCGCTTTGAGCTGTCTTCATCCGGATTTAGTGTTAACTCAGCAATTATGGTGGCAAGTACGTTATGGCGATCGCTGGTTAAAATATCTCGATCCAGAACAAAAATATCCCTACTGGTTGGTAAGATTGGAGATTTTAATCGCTGCTTTAAACCCATCTGTTGCTCTAGCTCAAAGTCTACAATTACCTCAAGAAAGTATTGATCGTCTTAAACAATTACCCCAACTTCGCGAGCTTATTCTCTCCCATCTTTCTCTCTGTCAACTTCCTAGTCAGATTTATCAACTTTTGCATCCTTATGACTGCGTCAGTTTACTACTAGTCGCTGTGCCATGCGATCGCGAAAACCGCACTAAAATTTGGCGCTATCTAACCAAATGGTCTTACGTCAAAGCACCCATCAATGGCGACGATTTAAAAGCTTTGGGCTATAAACCAGGACCACAGTATAAAGAAATATTAACAAGGTTACTAATGGCTACTTTAGACGGAGAAATTTCTACTCCCACTCAAGCGATAACCTTGCTCAGCCTATTTATATAG
- a CDS encoding histone deacetylase, which yields MNLPLVYHPDYVVPLPQGHRFPMSKFKQLYELLLAQEITDRNSTYTPEMPKREWLQLVHTNDYVEAYCNGTLDAKSVRRIGLPCSEMLIKRTCIAVAGTVLTAQLALKLGICCNCAGGTHHAFPSFGSGFCIFNDLAIASQVLLQQKLVKKILIVDLDVHQGDGTAFIFQDNPAVFTFSMHCEANFPSHKQQSDLDIPLPIGLDDEGYLQILAQSLPDLLSEVKPDLVLYDAGVDIHVNDALGKLALTDRGIYRREMLVLSTCLDKGYPVAGVIGGGYCQDIRALVQRHSLLHRAAREVYYSY from the coding sequence ATGAATCTTCCTTTAGTTTATCATCCAGATTACGTAGTCCCCTTACCCCAGGGACATCGCTTTCCCATGTCTAAATTTAAACAACTCTATGAATTACTTTTAGCGCAAGAGATTACTGATCGCAACTCTACCTACACCCCGGAAATGCCTAAGCGAGAATGGTTGCAGTTAGTTCATACTAATGATTACGTGGAAGCTTATTGTAATGGAACCCTTGATGCTAAGTCAGTGCGTCGGATTGGTTTACCCTGCAGCGAAATGCTAATTAAGCGTACCTGTATCGCCGTAGCGGGGACGGTTTTAACGGCTCAACTAGCGCTAAAATTGGGAATCTGCTGTAATTGCGCCGGGGGTACCCATCACGCTTTTCCTAGTTTTGGTTCGGGTTTTTGTATTTTTAATGATTTGGCGATCGCGTCTCAAGTTTTACTACAACAAAAGTTAGTTAAAAAAATTCTGATTGTCGATTTAGACGTACATCAGGGAGATGGAACCGCTTTTATTTTCCAAGATAATCCCGCTGTTTTTACTTTTTCTATGCACTGTGAAGCTAATTTCCCCAGTCACAAACAACAAAGCGACCTAGATATTCCCTTACCCATCGGTTTGGACGATGAGGGTTATTTACAAATTCTCGCCCAATCTCTCCCGGATTTACTTTCTGAAGTTAAACCCGATTTGGTGCTATACGATGCAGGAGTCGATATCCACGTTAACGATGCTTTGGGTAAGTTAGCTCTAACCGATAGGGGGATTTACCGCCGAGAAATGCTGGTTTTGAGCACCTGTTTGGACAAGGGTTACCCTGTTGCCGGGGTTATTGGAGGTGGATATTGTCAAGACATTAGAGCCCTAGTCCAACGTCACTCCTTATTGCACCGCGCGGCTAGAGAAGTATACTATTCCTACTAA
- a CDS encoding VWA domain-containing protein: protein MKVKIEAILNDPNISTHQASSQRQLQISVNVIPQETESYLPLNLCLVLDYSGSMRSNPMARVTQANDSCIPIPESNPLEKVKEASLEIISKLNSEDRLAVVAFNHKARVIIANQSPEDIISIEREIRALKAEGGTAIDEGLKAGMQEIINGKQNRVSQIFLLTDGENEHGDNQKCLKLAELAAEYNITINTLGFGSHWNPDVLEKIADRASGTLCHIEEPEAATKEFERLFNRVQSVNLTNAHLLLKLNPEARLAEFKPLAQVSPETIELEIKENQIDQDLYLTRLGDLSKDVPKVILANLYLYRLPPGETTIAQVQLRYDDPIAGKQKLLSEKISVVAIVQENYQPAPELTVTKSILTLAKYRQTQLAEQKLEQGDRAGAATLLQTAAKTALQLGDKGAATVLQDNATKLQAGEELSDAERKKTRMVSKTVIKHLSI from the coding sequence ATGAAAGTAAAAATAGAAGCAATCCTAAACGATCCTAATATCAGTACTCACCAAGCTAGTAGTCAGCGCCAACTTCAGATATCTGTTAATGTAATTCCTCAAGAAACAGAAAGTTATTTACCACTGAATCTTTGTCTAGTTCTAGATTATAGTGGCTCGATGAGGAGTAATCCTATGGCGAGGGTAACACAGGCTAATGATTCTTGTATTCCTATCCCCGAGAGTAATCCTCTAGAAAAGGTAAAAGAAGCATCCCTGGAGATTATCTCTAAGCTGAATTCAGAAGATCGCCTAGCCGTAGTGGCTTTTAATCACAAAGCGCGCGTGATCATCGCCAATCAAAGTCCAGAAGATATTATCTCGATAGAACGAGAAATTAGAGCACTAAAGGCTGAGGGAGGAACGGCGATCGATGAGGGTTTGAAAGCGGGAATGCAAGAAATCATCAACGGTAAACAAAATAGAGTCTCCCAAATATTTTTGCTCACCGACGGGGAAAATGAACATGGTGATAACCAAAAATGTCTCAAACTAGCGGAATTAGCTGCGGAGTATAATATTACCATCAATACTTTGGGATTTGGTAGTCATTGGAATCCCGATGTACTAGAAAAAATAGCCGATCGCGCCTCAGGAACACTCTGTCACATCGAAGAACCTGAAGCTGCAACCAAAGAATTTGAGCGACTATTTAACCGAGTTCAATCAGTCAATCTAACTAACGCTCATCTACTGCTGAAATTAAATCCCGAAGCGCGTTTAGCAGAATTCAAACCCTTAGCTCAGGTATCACCAGAAACGATAGAGTTAGAAATTAAAGAAAACCAGATAGATCAAGATCTATATCTAACTCGTCTCGGAGATTTAAGCAAAGATGTACCGAAAGTAATTTTAGCTAATCTGTATCTTTATCGACTTCCACCGGGAGAAACAACGATCGCTCAAGTACAACTTCGTTATGATGATCCTATAGCGGGAAAACAGAAATTATTATCAGAAAAAATATCCGTAGTCGCCATAGTTCAAGAAAATTATCAGCCAGCACCCGAATTGACAGTAACTAAATCTATCCTAACCCTCGCTAAATATCGTCAAACTCAATTAGCAGAACAAAAACTCGAACAGGGCGATCGCGCTGGTGCGGCAACTTTACTACAAACCGCCGCCAAAACAGCTCTACAGTTAGGAGATAAAGGCGCTGCTACTGTATTGCAAGATAACGCTACAAAGCTACAGGCTGGAGAAGAACTCTCCGACGCCGAACGCAAAAAAACGCGTATGGTTTCGAAGACGGTAATAAAACACCTGTCTATATAA
- a CDS encoding fatty acid desaturase → MSNSTNFRFQGIIIALTIILLWLFFLRWFLFWELDQIHPGLILIAIAWQTFLYTGLFITAHDAMHGLVYPNNPKLNHLIGTIALLLYAFFPYKKLLTKHRIHHRHPASALDPDFHNSKNKHFWAWYYHFVKNYCSWQQIGSLILIHTLIQRGLHIPSLNLFLFILVSSLLSSLQLFYFGTFLPHREPNGGYTNPHRSHSTSLPTFWSLITCYHFGYHFEHHEYPQVPWWGLPKVRKSLSSDLI, encoded by the coding sequence ATGTCAAATTCAACTAATTTCAGATTTCAAGGAATTATCATCGCCTTGACTATTATTTTACTGTGGCTATTTTTCCTGAGATGGTTTCTCTTTTGGGAATTAGATCAGATCCATCCAGGATTAATCTTAATAGCGATCGCTTGGCAAACTTTTCTCTATACCGGTTTATTTATCACTGCTCACGATGCGATGCACGGTCTAGTTTACCCCAATAATCCCAAACTAAATCATCTCATTGGTACGATCGCTTTGTTACTTTACGCTTTTTTTCCCTATAAGAAACTTTTGACCAAACATCGGATACACCACCGTCATCCAGCTTCTGCTCTAGATCCAGACTTTCACAATAGTAAAAATAAACATTTTTGGGCTTGGTATTATCATTTTGTCAAAAACTATTGTAGTTGGCAGCAAATAGGAAGTTTGATTCTTATCCACACCTTGATTCAACGCGGATTGCACATACCTTCACTTAATTTATTTTTGTTTATTTTGGTATCTTCGTTATTGAGTTCACTGCAACTATTTTATTTTGGTACCTTTTTACCTCATCGAGAACCGAATGGAGGTTATACTAATCCTCATCGTAGCCACAGCACTTCACTCCCAACTTTTTGGTCATTGATTACCTGTTATCATTTTGGCTATCATTTTGAACACCATGAATATCCTCAGGTTCCTTGGTGGGGGTTACCGAAAGTTCGCAAATCGCTGTCGTCGGATTTGATATGA
- the psbZ gene encoding photosystem II reaction center protein PsbZ codes for MIILFQIALAALVLFSFVMVVGVPVAYATPQYWSQSKPLLFVGSGIWLVLVIVVALLNFFVI; via the coding sequence ATGATTATTTTATTCCAAATTGCCCTCGCTGCTTTAGTATTATTTTCTTTTGTGATGGTTGTAGGTGTTCCTGTGGCTTATGCTACTCCTCAATATTGGTCTCAATCTAAACCTCTGCTCTTTGTGGGCTCTGGTATTTGGCTGGTGCTAGTGATTGTTGTAGCGCTTCTCAACTTTTTTGTGATTTAA
- a CDS encoding DUF29 domain-containing protein, whose product MSTITDLKTLYINDFSLWLETTARLLRERKLEQIDYDNLIEEIESVGRVEKNALKSNLRILLMHLLKWKYQSSQRSNSSRYSISEHSLRILDLFKDSPSLKGYFDDILSETYQDARLLVFRETGLSKDMFPTECPFTIQDLLNPEYLP is encoded by the coding sequence ATGAGTACCATTACAGATCTAAAAACCCTCTATATTAATGATTTTAGCCTTTGGCTAGAAACAACTGCTCGATTGCTGCGAGAAAGAAAGCTCGAGCAAATTGACTACGACAACCTGATAGAAGAAATTGAAAGCGTGGGAAGGGTCGAAAAAAATGCTTTGAAAAGTAATTTGAGAATTTTGTTAATGCATCTTCTCAAATGGAAATACCAATCTTCCCAACGATCTAATAGCTCGAGATATTCAATATCGGAACACAGTTTAAGGATACTAGATTTATTCAAAGACAGCCCTAGCCTCAAGGGCTATTTCGATGATATTTTATCTGAAACTTACCAAGACGCTCGTTTACTCGTTTTTAGAGAGACGGGCTTAAGTAAAGATATGTTTCCCACTGAATGTCCTTTTACAATTCAAGATCTTCTAAATCCCGAGTATTTACCCTAA
- the ribH gene encoding 6,7-dimethyl-8-ribityllumazine synthase: MTVFEGTFTQEPSLFRFAIVIARFNDLVSEKLLSGCQDCLKRHGIDVNPEGNQVDYVWVPGSFEVSLVARQLAFSHRYDAVICLGAIIKGQTPHFDYVASEAAKGIAAAGFQSGVPVIFGILTTDTLQQAIERAGIKSNHGWHYALNALEMASLMRQINNYPNSLPYDSSNLLTAEPLEKNIPGT, translated from the coding sequence ATGACTGTTTTCGAAGGAACTTTTACACAAGAACCGTCTCTATTTCGATTTGCTATTGTCATTGCTCGTTTTAATGACTTAGTGAGTGAAAAACTTTTGTCTGGATGCCAAGATTGTCTCAAGCGTCACGGGATTGATGTTAACCCTGAAGGTAATCAGGTAGACTATGTTTGGGTACCGGGTAGTTTTGAGGTTTCTTTGGTAGCTCGTCAGTTGGCTTTTTCCCATCGCTATGACGCAGTTATCTGTTTGGGTGCGATTATCAAAGGACAAACCCCCCATTTTGATTATGTAGCTAGTGAAGCGGCTAAGGGTATCGCTGCTGCAGGTTTTCAAAGTGGTGTACCGGTAATCTTTGGTATTTTGACTACTGATACCCTACAACAGGCGATCGAAAGGGCTGGGATCAAAAGTAATCACGGTTGGCATTATGCTCTCAATGCTCTAGAAATGGCTAGTTTAATGCGACAAATTAATAATTATCCTAATAGTCTTCCCTATGACTCTAGTAATCTGTTAACTGCAGAACCATTAGAAAAAAATATCCCTGGTACTTGA
- the atpD gene encoding F0F1 ATP synthase subunit beta, with product MVATTDTNVGKITQVIGPVIDAEFPSGQLPNIYNALRIECKNEAGQNVAVTCEVQQLLGDNQVRAVAMSNTDGLIRGMDVVDTGSPIRVPVGKNTLGRIFNVLGETIDNKGDLETEYTSPIHRSAPQLTELDTRPTVFETGIKVIDLLTPYRRGGKIGLFGGAGVGKTVIMMELINNIAINHGGVSVFGGVGERTREGNDLYNEMIESNVINKENLADSKIALVYGQMNEPPGARMRVGLSALTMAEYFRDSNKQDVLLFIDNIFRFVQAGSEVSALLGRMPSAVGYQPTLGTDMGELQERITSTQEGSITSIQAVYVPADDLTDPAPATTFAHLDGTTVLSRGLASKGIYPAVDPLGSASTMLQPSIVGEEHYKTARAVQSTLQRYKELQDIIAILGLDELSEEDRLTVDRARKVERYLSQPFFVAEVFTGSPGQYVPLNETIKGFNMILSGELDKYPEQAFYMVGSIDQVIAKGEKLLQG from the coding sequence ATGGTAGCCACAACAGATACAAACGTCGGTAAAATCACCCAAGTCATCGGTCCCGTAATTGATGCCGAATTTCCCAGTGGTCAATTACCCAATATTTACAATGCCCTCAGAATTGAATGCAAAAATGAGGCCGGACAAAACGTAGCCGTTACCTGTGAAGTTCAGCAGCTACTAGGCGACAATCAGGTACGTGCTGTAGCCATGAGCAATACAGACGGTTTGATCAGAGGCATGGACGTTGTCGACACAGGCTCCCCCATCCGCGTTCCTGTAGGGAAAAACACCCTCGGTCGTATCTTTAACGTTCTAGGCGAAACAATAGATAATAAAGGCGACCTAGAAACCGAATATACCTCCCCTATTCATCGCTCAGCCCCTCAATTAACCGAATTAGATACTAGACCCACTGTTTTTGAAACGGGGATTAAGGTAATCGATCTGTTAACTCCCTATCGTCGTGGCGGAAAAATCGGTCTGTTCGGCGGCGCGGGTGTTGGTAAAACCGTAATCATGATGGAATTAATCAATAATATCGCCATCAATCACGGGGGTGTATCCGTATTTGGTGGTGTAGGTGAACGTACCCGCGAAGGAAACGACCTCTACAACGAGATGATTGAGTCTAACGTCATCAACAAGGAAAATTTGGCTGATTCTAAAATCGCTCTAGTATATGGCCAAATGAACGAGCCACCAGGAGCGAGAATGCGCGTAGGCTTGTCCGCTTTGACCATGGCTGAATACTTCCGAGATAGCAACAAGCAAGACGTATTATTATTTATTGATAACATCTTTCGCTTCGTGCAAGCAGGATCAGAAGTGTCCGCTCTATTAGGACGGATGCCCTCAGCCGTAGGATATCAGCCTACACTCGGGACGGATATGGGTGAATTACAAGAAAGAATTACCTCTACTCAAGAAGGTTCCATCACTTCGATTCAAGCTGTATACGTCCCCGCAGACGATTTGACCGATCCAGCACCTGCTACTACTTTTGCTCACTTAGACGGGACGACAGTATTGTCTCGTGGTTTAGCATCAAAGGGAATTTATCCCGCAGTAGATCCCCTGGGCTCTGCTAGTACTATGCTACAGCCTAGCATCGTTGGGGAAGAGCACTACAAAACAGCCCGCGCTGTCCAATCTACCCTACAGCGTTACAAAGAGCTACAAGATATTATCGCGATTCTCGGCTTGGATGAATTATCCGAAGAAGACCGCCTCACTGTTGATCGCGCTCGTAAAGTAGAACGCTACTTATCTCAGCCTTTCTTTGTCGCTGAGGTATTCACGGGTTCACCTGGTCAATACGTACCCCTAAATGAAACAATCAAAGGCTTTAACATGATTCTCTCTGGAGAGTTAGATAAGTACCCTGAACAAGCTTTCTACATGGTAGGTAGTATCGATCAAGTGATCGCTAAAGGCGAAAAACTCCTGCAAGGCTAA